CCTTGATACTCATCAGCGGCAAGCTGATTTTCAATCGTTTGGAATCCCTCGCGAACTACATTTCCTAATCGTACAAAATCGTCTGTGGGTATAGCCTGCCCATCAATCCGTATTCTTTCGTTGAAATCCACCAGATGAGGAGAGGTGAATAAGCCCACTTTAAATCCTAGATGACTTAACAAAGAGGAGATAAATCTAGAGGTGGAGCCTTTACCTTTACTGCCTGTGACTAGTATGTATTGTTGATCTCGATCCGGACTTCTGACTAGATCCAGCAATGCTCTGGTTAATTCCGGTCTTCTAACTTGTTCATCCAAAGTTTCTGTGATGTTGTTAATGGCTCTTAGATAAGAGCTGTAGATCATATCTTCTACCTGGGATTGTGAAGTGAATTCCACGATAATCGCTCCATTTAGTTAATTTTTGCACGTTCTTCAGATAGTGTTGTATAGATGATTATCGGAAGTAGTACCAGAGAAATAGCAACGGTCAAAGCGATGCTCCAGTTCAAATCCTTATACAGCTGTACTACTGTAAACAACAAAGCGATTACGGGCAAGACCAGCTTATTTAAGTGTTTTAAGAATAGGGAGTTCATGCTTCTCTTTACGGTAACCGATGTGCCGATACTAGGGATTTCTAATTCGTTTCGTGACAAAGCGGTGATTCCGATAAATAAGTGGCTGTCGATAAATTTAAGCTGCTCATTCTCCTCATTAAGTTTGATTAACTGGGCAATGTGCTCAGTGTCTATATCTAAGATGGGGACGGTTATTTGTTTGTTGTTATAGGTAATGACGATTTTATCGGTCTCTTCCATGCCCAGCAATTTTCTAACATTGGGATGAATTCGGCATAGATTTTGGTGCTCATCAAAAGGGTAGGGATGTCCTACTCTTAGGGTAAGCTCTCTTTTGCCAATGAAAAAGTTTCCTAATGCGGTTAAGGGCCGTTTGATTCCCAGATTTATAAGTTTATGTATGCCTGGCGTGGGCTGATGAGGTGTTCTTGCACGGGTAATGATCAATTGATCGTTCTCAGCAGAATGGGTCTCAAGCAACAACATGATGTATCTGTTGAAATAAAGGGTATTCGGCTTGGCTGTGTCATCTTCTTTTAAAGTTAGGTTAACCCGAAAGCCATTCTTAGGATTAATCAGTTCGACATGATTCGAATATTTACGGACGAGCGTTGGACATGCTTTGACATAAGGTTTGGCAATCTCGTCCACTTTAGGAATTCCCCGAAGGATTGTGTTGTACTCAGGTTTAGTGATGGTTAATCCTGTAATGGGGCAGTCCCCTAGCTTGTCCTTTGCTCTTTTGGATAATTGAATACTGCCTCTTGGGATATCACTTTTAGATAAAAGTAAACAACTAACCTGAGCGCCATTCACTGCTGCAAGATCGACAAAGATATGATGGACTAAGCCTAAATCGACCAGCTCATCGGGGTTCATCGTGATTTCTTCCCGGGCGGTATAACTTTGTTTGTCCAATATAGTGAAGGTCTGTTCGATATTTATGTTAGGCGCCTCCCAATTGATTGATGATTTGTTCAAGGGAATGAATGGTTTTTTGGAATAAATCAAATGATTTCGGGTTGCGATAATTTCGATTAATTTCAATTTGAATACTTTGAACTAACAATTCTTTGGCGGAATACGAAGTGATCGTTCCGGGATGAGATGCAGAAAAGGTGTGGTTTTGAAGAACATTGGTAATACCATTATTGAAAAAGATACGTATGACTTCATTTATATTATTGTCTTGTATGGATGTTCCGTGTAATGTACCTAAATCAATATCGAATTCTCTATCCTTAGAGGCACCATGCAAGTCTATAACAAAGTTAATTTGATGTTCTTTGACAAGTGTTCCAAGCGCAGCCTTATATTCTCCGCCAAGGATGTAATTAGGGTCTTCTTTGGAGAAGCTATTGGAATAGATACAGTGGCACTTTGTGAGCTTTTGTAACAGCAGCGCAAGAGAGCCTGTATACATATCCGCAGGTTTTACAGCATGTTCTCTATAGTGGTTAATGGCATGCGGAGCAGACACAAGTATAGGAAGTGAGCCTTCTACAATAGAGTAGGAGGGGTCAAGCCCGATATCGCCAAAATAATTATTATTAGAGAATTGTAACTCATACTTTTCGATCAGAGATAAGATATGCAATCACCTATTCATAGTTATTTTAAAACTATTATAACGTTTGAAGATTTGTAATGGCGAGTTTTTCCAATAAAATGGCTATTTAAATGTGCCCAATGATTAAAATATTCGAAAAAGAGATTCAAAGAAAGAAATAGCTACATATAAAGATGGGGCTAGTAGTGAAATAAATATACAGAAATAACGGAGCATCCGAACTAAGGTACCAACATCCTTATTCTTTGAATAATCTATTACGGCTTTGGGGATGAGCACGCAAAAAAGCCGTCGAGAGAATCTCGACAGCTAGGGTTAGAACTAGATATTTAAGAACTTTAGGACATCCAGTCGTTCGTCAGATGCTTTTCGGTCAATATGGACAGCAACTGGATACCGACCTCATTATGGCCACCTTCAGGGATGATCAAATCGGCGTATTTTTTGGATGGCTCAATAAAAGCTTCATGCATCGGTTTAACCGTGCTCAAATATTGATGATGGATCGACTGAATGCTCCGACCGCGTTCCTCGATATCCCGGAGTACCCGGCGGAGGATGCGTACATCAGGATCAGCATCAACAAAGACTTTGATGTCAAGCATATCGCGGAGGTTCTCATCGGATAGAACATGGAGTCCCTCGATGATTACAATATTGTTTGGTTTCAGTTCTACGGTCTCCGTAGTGGAGCGGGCATGAACTGTGAAGTCATACACCGGTGCATATGCGGTCTGATCTTCTCGCAGACATTTAAGATGCTCAATAAGCAGCTCGTTGTCGAAAGCGAAAGGATGATCATAGTTAATGGATTCACGTTCAGCGAAGCTGAGGTGCGAATGATCCTTATAGTAGTTATCTTGAGATATGAAAGTTACCTTTCCCGTTCCAAGACGGTCAATGACGGAGCGGGCTACGGTTGTTTTTCCCGAGCCGGTGCCGCCGGCGATACCAATGATGAGCATGTGATTCAATAACCCTCCCTAAGATTGCCGTTGCAATTCCAATATTGTAGCACAGCGCTCATGTTTTTTCACCTTAGATCGGGTAAAATCAAGATGGGATTTTTTGAAATTCGTCTATATTAGGGACAAGGCAAACACGGAAGGGGCAATTCTACCAATGAACGGAAAAAAATCAGTGCAAGAGGCCTTTAATGAAAC
The window above is part of the Paenibacillus sp. FSL K6-0276 genome. Proteins encoded here:
- a CDS encoding spore germination protein, translated to MLIPKAVIDYSKNKDVGTLVRMLRYFCIFISLLAPSLYVAISFFESLFRIF
- the udk gene encoding uridine kinase — its product is MLIIGIAGGTGSGKTTVARSVIDRLGTGKVTFISQDNYYKDHSHLSFAERESINYDHPFAFDNELLIEHLKCLREDQTAYAPVYDFTVHARSTTETVELKPNNIVIIEGLHVLSDENLRDMLDIKVFVDADPDVRILRRVLRDIEERGRSIQSIHHQYLSTVKPMHEAFIEPSKKYADLIIPEGGHNEVGIQLLSILTEKHLTNDWMS